The genomic region GGAGCAATTGATTCTCCAACTTTTCCTATCCTTATGATGATTATTCTGAAAAATCGGGAACTGTCGGGAAAAAAATCTGTCATATATCTTTCATCCTCAAGTGCGTGATTTTTTGACTTTGTACACCTTAATAGGAGTTTCGTCAAGTGTGATCATCAGGATGAGGATATTGCTTAGTGATACTACAATTAGTTAAATTACATGTAAATAAAGTTAAACTATACTAGACTAGGTAAATTTATAAAAAACAAAAAGAAACTGTACTAAATAAATTGAATTCAATAAAATATGTATTTTTTTTTCGATCTAAGATTCCACAGTTATAAACAGTCCCCCCCTTTGCGATATGATCGGGGTCAACGATATCAATTTATAGGCATAAATACAGAGGGGAAGACACTGTGGTTAGAGTTGCAATCAATGGTTTCGGGCGCATTGGCAGAAACTTTGCCCGCTGCTGGATAGGTAGAGAGAATAGCAAGGTTGAGCTTGTTGCTATTAACGACACTTCCGATCCCAGAACTAATGCTCACCTGCTTAGATACGATTCTATGCTAGGTAGACTACAAAATGCCAATATCAGTGCTGACGATAATTCCATTACTATCAACGGTAAGACTATTAAGTGCGTATCTGATCGCAATCCAGAAAACTTACCTTGGAAAGAGTGGCAAATTGACCTGATTATTGAAGCAACGGGTGTGTTTATCAGTAAAGAAGGTGCCTCAAAGCATGTAAATGCTGGTGCTAAAAAAGTTCTAATTACTGCACCTGGTAAGAATGAAGATGGTACATTTGTTATGGGTGTGAATCATTATGATTATAATCATGACGAACACCATATCATTAGTAATGCCAGCTGTACAACTAACTGTCTAGCACCTATTGCTAAAGTTTTGCACGAAAAATTTGGCATTATCAAAGGGACAATGACTACTACCCATAGCTACACAGGTGACCAGAGAATTTTAGATGCTTCTCACCGTGATTTGCGTAGAGCTAGAGCAGCGGGGATTAATATTGTTCCCACTTCTACTGGTGCTGCTAAGGCTGTAGCTCTGGTAATACCAGCGCTAAAGGGTAAGTTAAATGGTGTAGCTTTGCGTGTACCCACTCCTAACGTGTCCATGGTAGATTTTGTGGTGCAGGTAGAGAAACCAACAATTACTGAGGAAGTTAATCAAGCTCTTAAAGAGGCTTCTGAAAATTCACTCAAAGGCATTTTGGGTTACAGCGAATTACCCTTAGTATCCTCTGATTATCAGGGTACTAATGAATCTTCCATTGTGGATTCTAACTTAACTATGGTGATGGGTAATGACATGGTTAAGGTCATGGCTTGGTATGACAATGAATGGGGTTATAGCCAACGAGTTTTAGATTTGGCTGAATTAGTGGCGGAGAAATGGGTATAAAATAATTCCCATTCATCCGGGAATCCCACACTCACCACCAAAATGTTGAAATCCCTGACTGAGTGTTAAAACTTGGTTGGGGATTTCTTGGGTATGTGATTGTAGAATAACTTGGTCACCGGATGTAATTTCTCCGATAATTGCTGCACCTGATCCTAATTTAAGAACTAAGGCTTGGGCAATAGTTGGTGGTAAACAGAGTACCAGTTCAAAATCTTCACCACCATATAAGGCATAATCAAGCCATCGTGGTGGTGTTAACCAGTAGTTAGATATGGGTATTAGGGGAATTTGATCCTGATGTAAAACTGCTCCGACTTGACTGGCACGACAAATTTGTAATATAGCATCTGCTAATCCATCACTACTATCCATACCACTCAAGGTAATTGGAGAGAAATTTCCACAGGATTTTAAACCCGACATGAGGATTTCGTGTAGTATGTATATTACATCCAAACGTGGGTTAGGACGTTGGTGAAATCTAATTAAAGCCTGCTTTTCCCCTTCCTTGAGGTTTTCACCCGTTTGAGGGTGCAAGAGCAATTCTAACCCAGCACGAGAAGCTCCATGCATACCAGTTATAACTATAGCATTCCCCACTTGAGCTGTACACCGCCGAATAATCAAATCTGGACTGACCTCACCAAAAGCTGTAATTCCTATAGTTGTAACAGGGGATCGCACTATGTCACCGCCAACGATGGGAGTATGATACTTCTGTAAGCAGTCACTCATGCCCTGATACAGTTGTTCTACCCAATGGACAGGTAAATCCCCTGGTAAACCGAGGGCGACGGTAATTCCTAGGGGAAAGGCACCCATAGCAGCCAAGTCGGACAAATTAGCGGTAGCAGCGCGCCAGCCTGCATCCTTGGGAGAAGTGGTAAGATTGCTAAAATGCACACCATCTACTAACATATCTGTAGTTACAACCAAATGGTGCGCGGGTTTAGTCGGCAAAACTGCACCATCATCCCCTATAATATGGGGAGGACAAAAGCTCTGTAATTTCTGCAAAAGACCCTGTTCCCCCAGGTCACGAACTCTGAGGTATTCTCCCCCTAAATCAGCCATCTTGTTTTCTCTTCCATATATTACCATATATTAATAATCATAATATTCAGATTACTAAATACAATGCGAACTATTGCCGAAATTAATCAAAAGATCATTGAAAAGCGTGCCGTAGTCTGGACCGTGGAAGAGCTAAAAAAACGAGTTGCCCAAAATGGTATACTAAAAACGGCCCAACAGGTTGATGTGATTACCACAGGAACCTTTGAACCTATGGAATCAAGCGGGGCGATTATTAACTTAGGACACACTGACCCACCAATTAAAATTCGTCGTTGTTGGTTAGATGGGGTTCCCGCATATTCTGGGTTTGGGGCGGTGGACCTATATTTGGGCGCCAGTTGCGCAGTGGAAACCATGGAAGGGGAAGAACTAAGAGAACGCGGTGGTGGTCACGTGATTCAAGATTTAATTGCTGGTAAATCCGTACAAGTCAGAGCATTAGGACAAATTACCGATTGTTACCCTAGAGCTACCCTGGAAGCTAAAGTCACCCGAGAGACGATTAATCAATTCTACCTATTTAATCCCCGCAATCTTTATCAAAACTTCATTGTTGGTGTTAATGGATCCGAGGAACCGTTATATACTTACCTAGGACCATTACAACCGCGTTTAGGAAATGCAGTGTACTCCAATCCCGGAGCATTGTCTCCCCTAATGAACGATCCCGATTTACAACTGGTGGGAATTGGCACTAAAATCTTTTTAGGTGGGGGAATAGGCTATGTGGTTTGGGAAGGTACACAACACTTTCCCCTACAAAAGCGGTTAGATAATCGAACCCCTATTGGACCATCTGTCACTTTAGCACTAATTGGTGATGCCAAACAAATGGATGCGCGCTGGGTGAGAGGGTGTTACTTTAAAAGTTATGGACCTTCATTAATGCTAGGAGTAGGAGTACCACTTCCAGTATTAAACGAACAAGTGATTGAACATTGTGCAGTAACAGATCAAGATCTAGTAGCGCCCATTGTGGATTTTTCCATTCCCCGTCGTGTAAGACCTACCTTTGGATTAGTAAGTTACGCCCAATTAAAGTCCGGGAAGATCCCCATCGAGGGTAAACCTGTACGAGCTGCTCCCTTGGCTAGCATGTTCCTATCCCGACAAGTAGCTCTGGAGTTGAAACAGTGGATACAGTTGGGTCAATTTACCCTGACGGAACCTGTAGCTCCCATTCCCATGGACAGAGCTTTTTTACCCTTTGCAATAAACTAGAAGATTCTGAACTAAGTGGGTGGGTGGAATTAAATATAAGATGAACGTAGGATGGGTTTCGTTCCTCAACCCATCCTACAAATAATTGTGCCTCCCTACTTAACCTAACTTTAATGGTTGTCTTGAGGTTTTAGCTTTTTCACTGGTTTAATAATAGATGGTTTTGGTAAGGGTTTAGAGGAGTAAGAACCATCTGCATCCATTCTTGTAATGGGTCGAGCAGTTTCTCCGGGATTTTTAACAAATGGTTTCCTGTTAACACCAGGGCGGGGTCCACCTCTAAAGGTTGGTTTGCGTTTTTTGGGCAAATCAGCAACTGCTTCCGCAGTTTCCACTATTAACCCATCAGTTTCACGCTTGACTTTAAAGTCCCAAAATTTACCTATTGCCTTCATGGCCAGCACACCATGGAGTTTCAACTTAAAATATTTGGGTTTTTCCGTTGGTTTCCGTGGAGCTTGTTTGATTTTTACCACCAAACTCCTGGTATCGAAAGATTGATAAACCACCTCCCCACGAACGGAAAATTCTCCATCGGGAATTTGATGTGAGGTTTTTATAGCTGATGCATTTTCCGTTGCAGCAGTGTTTTGACGAGAGGATTTTTTGTTAGTTCCAACCGGTTCTGATGTTTCCGCAGACAAGGACAACACCTGTTCATCTGTCGGTTTTCTAGCTAGATTTTCAGGTTCCCAGACCCCTACAATTTGAATGTGTAGAGAGTCATTTTCCTGTCTAGTACGGGGATAAACTACCCACAGATGTTCTTTTTGTAAATCCAGATGCTTTTTGACTAAGCTCATAACTCGACCTAGCAAAACAGCATTTAACTGCACGCCATCACTTGTAATCAGGGTGCCCTGGGTGAACTGTTCGCTGCTAGGGGAGTAGCTACCCCGAATCAAACCAATTGCCCTGTATTGCATTAGTTCGCTAGCAGGAGGAATTGGTTGTTGGCGATTCCTAAGTTTCCCAGGACTTTCCCCATCTTGGACTTTGATGGATAAATTATCAGGTTTTGTTTGTGGTGACTTAGCAGTTAATTTACCTGTTAAATCAATTTTTGCCGAAGCCTGGTTAGAGGCGGTAATACTAACAGATTCAGAAGACGATATCAGGTCGGAATTCATAAAAACTCCTTAGATCGGAGATAGGTCCCATAGTGGGACTGAACAAAAGTGTGTAGAATTTGCAGGGCCAATAAAAGAAAGGTGTACTTAACTTTAATTTAGCCATTGCACGCTAGGCTTTGAAATCTATCATTTGCAGAATGAATGGGTCAAATTAATTCCTAGCTGATTCTTGATAATTCTCAATCTCAATTAGGGAAGATTTTGACTGGTACTAATTTCTTAGTCCCAATTCCCAAATGCTAAATTTCTGGTTTAACTAGGTTATAACTCACATTCTGATGTGAATGAGGAATTATCAACCAATCATTAGTTTGCTCAATTATCACTCCATGGCTACAATTATGCTGATGATCCTACAACTGTCACCTAAGTTATAGCCAAAGCTATAACGGTCTACTTTCAAAGTTTAGATACTCCTGATGGTCTTTGGTCATAAAATTCACAGTTAAATCACCGTATTCCGCTAATTTTCACAAAGTCTTAACTTTATTCCCCACTAAGGCTCTTATTTAAGCTCATTTAGTTACAACTTTCCAAGTTTTATTTGTTCAATTACAACATAGGTAAAGTAGTGTCAAAACAAGGTAATCGTTGGCCAATTCAGATAGTCTTGCTGCTGGCAGTTGCAGCGCTTATTGGTGTGTCCATCATACCTATTTTGGGAACTCTCAATGCTCCACTTCCGCAAAATTCCCAGTTAGCAGACCAAATTCGTGGCTATGAACTGGTTTTGCAGCGGGAACCGGAAAATCAAACTGTTCTCAAGCAGTTATTGCAAGCTAGGTTACAAATTCTCAGTCAAAAGCCCAATAGTGAGGTTCAACCTGCTGATATTCAAGGAGTAATTGAACCTCTACAAAAGTTGAGTCGATTAAATCCAGATAATTTGGAATACAAGGTTTTACTGGCACAGGCAACCCAACAAATAGGAGATCGGGAGCAAGCAATCCAAATCTATCGCTCTATTCTCCGTACCCATCCCAGTAATATCCAATCACTACAAGGTATAGTTAAGTTAGAACTAGACCAAAAACGTCCAGAAGCAGCTATTCAGTTTCTTAAAGAAACCATATCTAATGCTAAAAAGTCTAACTCTGTTCAACCAGGAAGTTTTGATATTATAGCTATACAATTACTTTTAGGTAGCGTATATTCTTTTCAAAAAAACAGTGATCAGGCAATATCTTTATATGAGGAGGTGATGAAACAATATCCCCAGGATTTTCGCCCCGTTTTAGCAAAGGCAATTCTGTTGAAAGAGCAGGGTAAAATTAATGAGGCAAAACCCTTGTTTGACAGTGCTCTGACCTTGGCTCCCGCTCAATACAAGAATGAGATTAAGAAGTTAACCGGTTTTTAGCTCTATGGCGGCTATAACACCGAAAATAATGAATAAAATGCCGCCTATCAGGGTAACCTGTTTTTCCGAAATTCTCCCCCCTATTACTCTCCCACCTATAACCGCTATGAGGGCGCATATTGCATGTCCCAATATTGCTCCCCCCGTTACGCCTATGGCATTATTCCCATTATTACCTGCTGCTAACGCTATCGTAGCTATCTGCGTGCGATCGCCCCATTCAGCTATAAATGTTAATACAAAGGACTTGAGTAAAATTCCCCATGGACTTGTTGAATGATTAATAACCTGGGACTTTTTCACTTCTTCTCTAGCTTCTTCCATTACCTCCTGATTTTCCGTAGGTTTCATTTTGCCAGCATCATAGAGTAGTTTCAAACCAAACGCGATGAATAAGACAATTTCCCCATAACGTACATATATTTGGGAATTTTGCGTTATACTGGACAAGACCTGGCCAAATAGCACAGATAAGATTGTCATTGCCATTAAGGCTAAAGTCACACCAGCAAACACCAGTTTTTTTGAATGCTGCATAGACAGAATAACGGCGATAAAGAAAGTTTTATCGCCCAGTTCAGAGATTGTAATTAGTATTAAGCTGGTGGTAAAGGCAGTCAACATTCTTCCATAGTCCCTTGAGGATTTACTACACCCCGGTCATCAAAGACAAAACACTCTCCCTCCCATAAACTTTCCTCCCCGGTTACCTCCTCTAGGTACTTCAAGATCCCTCCCTTGAGGTGGTAAACCTCTTGAAAGCCTTGTGATAGCAGATAGGATGATGCTTTTTCACAGCGAATACCACCTGTACAAAATAAAGCGATTTTCTGATTCTTATCTGGGTGCAAGTTTTTGCTCACATAATCAGGGAATTCTCTAAAGATATGGGTATGGGGATTGCGTGCTCTCTTAAAAGTGCCAATACTGACTTCATAATCATTACGGGTATCAACCACCGTAACATTGGGGTCTAGAAGTAAAGCATTCCATTCTTGGGGACTGACATACTTTCCCACCCGTTGATTAGGATCCACCTCTGGTATTCCGAGGGTAACAATTTCTCGCTTGAGGCGGACCTTCATCCTCCGGAAGGGGGGGATATGGGTGTATGATTCTTTATGCTCCAGGTCCACCAACCTGCTGTCATGACGAAGGAATGCCAAAACCTGGTCAATTGCAGTACGAGAACCGGCTATTGTGCCATTAATTCCCTCGGTTGCCAATAGAATTGTTCCCTTGATGGATTGCTCCTGGCAAAAAGACAATAGAGGTGCTTGCAGTTCGCAATAATCTGGTAAACGGACAAATTTATAGAGAGTTGCTACAACCGTGGTATTTTCTTGATTCATTCCTCGACAGAGATAAGATTATTCTTCTAGGTCTAAACCTGGTTCATCATCATTATCATAGACCAAGTCGTCCAGATCAATAATCTCAGCAATTTCTTCTTCCACCTCACTGGTCAGGTCGGTCTCCACATTATCGCGTGCCATCAACCTCCCTGTAGATTTTAGCCATTCCAAGAGAATAAATTCATTGCTTGTACGAATTACGGTAGCTCGTTGATTACGTGGTTGCTCGTGTAAGGGACTTTTAACCATAAGTTGAATTAAGTAAAGTGTGCGCACCAAATTATAATCTATATTTGTATTTGTGTCATGAGACCATAATCATGGCAAGATAGAAGCAAACTCATGGAACAGGAAGTTCACATAATCAGCCAAAAAAAATTCTGGTCGAGGGATATTTATTATCATCGGAATGATTGTGTGAGACCCGAAAAAAGAATATATACTCCCAAATTTGACGATTATTAAATGAATCCAGACCACTCAGAAACCTACATCAATCATCCCACATGGGGTTTACTCTATAAAATCTCCATGGTTGATGATAATCAAGAGCTATTTACTACACTATATGCCCAACGCCTATTTTTTTTGGTAACCAGTGACGTTAAGGGGATGAAATTTCAGTCCATTGGTAGGACTGAAGCCAGAATGATGCTGGAAAATCGTTTACGTACTTTACGTCGCAGTGGTAAACCACAGGAGTATGATCAGCTTCAAGGAGTTTTCCAGCGTACATTCCAATGACAAGTTCAATTGCTGAACGCGTAACAATCATTCGCGCCCAACTACCCCCATCAGTAAGGTTAATAGCTGTTAGTAAGCAGGTATCAACTCAATTGATGCGGGAAGCCTATGGGGCTGGTATTCGTGATTTTGGTGAAAGTCGCATTCAAGAGGCGGCCAGTAAACAAATTGAGTTGCAAGATTTACCGGACATTACTTGGCACTTTATTGGTCACTTACAAAGTAACAAAGCTAAAAAGGCTGTGGAGTTATTTTCCTGGATTCATTCCGTAGATAATCTACACATTGCTGAGCGTCTCCACACTATAGCTCAAACAATGGGAACTAATCTATACAGTTGCCTACAGGTCAAAATTCTCCCAGACCCTCAAAAATCCGGTTGGACAGTGCCCCAATTGTTAACGGACTTGCCATTCCTAAGTCAATACCAAAGTTTACAAATTCAAGGTTTGATGACAATTACACCCTGGGGTTTAGAGGAAGAGCAAATATTGAATGTATTTAATCATACTTACAATCTAGCTCAAGAAATTGCCTCCCAAAAATGGGCAAATATAGAAATGAGGGAACTATCTATGGGTATGTCTGGGGACTATGAGTTGGCGGTAAAAGCTGGTGCTACCATGGTAAGGCTGGGGACAATTCTATTTGGGAATCGCCTTTAGAGTTGATTTCAAATTTGAGATATTTTTCCCTATTTAGGTTAGGAAAAAAATGTAAAATAAAAAACTAATTACTAGTAATTAAGTAAGTAGTTATTGGAATATGTGGTCTTTTCACCCTCTTGACAAATTCGACCGTTGGGACAGAATTGGGATGAAATAACTTTTTATTGTAAGGATGTGTAGGATAGTATATTTTTTCATCGTTATTTCGTAACAAGTTTTTTGAATAACAGTTGGGTAGTATAATCCGTGAGGCTAATACTAACAACGGTAAGGACTCAAGCCCAAAACAGCTAGATTTACATCGGATCAATTAAGGTAATTTCCAGGAGCATGAAAAATGAACAACATATTTTCTAAACTCAGAGATTTTGTGGGCTTGAATGAGCCAGTAGAATATGAGTACTATGAGGAAGAGCAAGATAACGATAACTATCAAACAAGTTATCAGCCAGAAAACCCTCAGCCAGCTGCACAAGAAACCACCAATAATAATAAGAGGTGGAGAGAAACCCCCCCAACAGTAACACAAGAAGAAGTAGTAGGGTCAAAGCATATGACTAATGTGATTGGTATGCCAGGTGCAATTAATGGAATTTCAGAA from Cylindrospermopsis curvispora GIHE-G1 harbors:
- a CDS encoding type I glyceraldehyde-3-phosphate dehydrogenase, translating into MVRVAINGFGRIGRNFARCWIGRENSKVELVAINDTSDPRTNAHLLRYDSMLGRLQNANISADDNSITINGKTIKCVSDRNPENLPWKEWQIDLIIEATGVFISKEGASKHVNAGAKKVLITAPGKNEDGTFVMGVNHYDYNHDEHHIISNASCTTNCLAPIAKVLHEKFGIIKGTMTTTHSYTGDQRILDASHRDLRRARAAGINIVPTSTGAAKAVALVIPALKGKLNGVALRVPTPNVSMVDFVVQVEKPTITEEVNQALKEASENSLKGILGYSELPLVSSDYQGTNESSIVDSNLTMVMGNDMVKVMAWYDNEWGYSQRVLDLAELVAEKWV
- the thiL gene encoding thiamine-phosphate kinase; protein product: MADLGGEYLRVRDLGEQGLLQKLQSFCPPHIIGDDGAVLPTKPAHHLVVTTDMLVDGVHFSNLTTSPKDAGWRAATANLSDLAAMGAFPLGITVALGLPGDLPVHWVEQLYQGMSDCLQKYHTPIVGGDIVRSPVTTIGITAFGEVSPDLIIRRCTAQVGNAIVITGMHGASRAGLELLLHPQTGENLKEGEKQALIRFHQRPNPRLDVIYILHEILMSGLKSCGNFSPITLSGMDSSDGLADAILQICRASQVGAVLHQDQIPLIPISNYWLTPPRWLDYALYGGEDFELVLCLPPTIAQALVLKLGSGAAIIGEITSGDQVILQSHTQEIPNQVLTLSQGFQHFGGECGIPG
- a CDS encoding homocysteine biosynthesis protein encodes the protein MRTIAEINQKIIEKRAVVWTVEELKKRVAQNGILKTAQQVDVITTGTFEPMESSGAIINLGHTDPPIKIRRCWLDGVPAYSGFGAVDLYLGASCAVETMEGEELRERGGGHVIQDLIAGKSVQVRALGQITDCYPRATLEAKVTRETINQFYLFNPRNLYQNFIVGVNGSEEPLYTYLGPLQPRLGNAVYSNPGALSPLMNDPDLQLVGIGTKIFLGGGIGYVVWEGTQHFPLQKRLDNRTPIGPSVTLALIGDAKQMDARWVRGCYFKSYGPSLMLGVGVPLPVLNEQVIEHCAVTDQDLVAPIVDFSIPRRVRPTFGLVSYAQLKSGKIPIEGKPVRAAPLASMFLSRQVALELKQWIQLGQFTLTEPVAPIPMDRAFLPFAIN
- a CDS encoding tetratricopeptide repeat protein, giving the protein MSKQGNRWPIQIVLLLAVAALIGVSIIPILGTLNAPLPQNSQLADQIRGYELVLQREPENQTVLKQLLQARLQILSQKPNSEVQPADIQGVIEPLQKLSRLNPDNLEYKVLLAQATQQIGDREQAIQIYRSILRTHPSNIQSLQGIVKLELDQKRPEAAIQFLKETISNAKKSNSVQPGSFDIIAIQLLLGSVYSFQKNSDQAISLYEEVMKQYPQDFRPVLAKAILLKEQGKINEAKPLFDSALTLAPAQYKNEIKKLTGF
- a CDS encoding TMEM165/GDT1 family protein, with amino-acid sequence MLTAFTTSLILITISELGDKTFFIAVILSMQHSKKLVFAGVTLALMAMTILSVLFGQVLSSITQNSQIYVRYGEIVLFIAFGLKLLYDAGKMKPTENQEVMEEAREEVKKSQVINHSTSPWGILLKSFVLTFIAEWGDRTQIATIALAAGNNGNNAIGVTGGAILGHAICALIAVIGGRVIGGRISEKQVTLIGGILFIIFGVIAAIELKTG
- a CDS encoding DUF3134 domain-containing protein, with the translated sequence MVKSPLHEQPRNQRATVIRTSNEFILLEWLKSTGRLMARDNVETDLTSEVEEEIAEIIDLDDLVYDNDDEPGLDLEE
- the pipX gene encoding transcriptional coactivator PipX; translation: MNPDHSETYINHPTWGLLYKISMVDDNQELFTTLYAQRLFFLVTSDVKGMKFQSIGRTEARMMLENRLRTLRRSGKPQEYDQLQGVFQRTFQ
- a CDS encoding YggS family pyridoxal phosphate-dependent enzyme, translating into MTSSIAERVTIIRAQLPPSVRLIAVSKQVSTQLMREAYGAGIRDFGESRIQEAASKQIELQDLPDITWHFIGHLQSNKAKKAVELFSWIHSVDNLHIAERLHTIAQTMGTNLYSCLQVKILPDPQKSGWTVPQLLTDLPFLSQYQSLQIQGLMTITPWGLEEEQILNVFNHTYNLAQEIASQKWANIEMRELSMGMSGDYELAVKAGATMVRLGTILFGNRL